The Drosophila teissieri strain GT53w chromosome X, Prin_Dtei_1.1, whole genome shotgun sequence genome has a segment encoding these proteins:
- the LOC122623230 gene encoding uncharacterized protein LOC122623230 isoform X1, translating to MGMRHLTAARMGVLPVGVLGFVLVLQLVTSVHGHGRLMDPPARNAMWRFGYPNPVNYNDNELFCGGYAVQWEQNKGRCGICGDAYHVKRPRPHEAGGQYGKGIISRYYTSGQTIDVEVELTANHYGRFEMFLCPNNNPRQEATQKCFDRYPLLISGSREHRYLIPRDAKKKDIFRYKVRLPPYVTCTQCVLQWTYYTANMWGTCANGTEAVGCGKAETFRNCADVAIVSNTGGGIPPLFVNNKSPYLLYYRDYRAPADNNIFPLIVRDQKCIGAPAFRTLPGIDNWCEINCLRYPPNCPEDACQCPQECVAIGEYAGQEGADTYCMDKCLNYESECPPDRCRCY from the exons ATGGGGATGCGACACTTGACAGCCGCCAGAATGGGCGTATTgccagtgggcgtg CTGGGAtttgtgctggtgctgcagctgGTGACATCGGTGCATGGACATGGACGGCTGATGGATCCGCCGGCCAGGAATGCCATGTGGCGCTTTGGCTACCCCAATCCGGTCaactacaacgacaacgaGCTCTTCTGCGGCGGCTATGCGGTGCAATGGGAGCAGAACAAGGGACGTTGCGGCATCTGCGGCGATGCCTATCACGTGAAGCGGCCGCGTCCCCACGAAGCTGGCGGTCAATATGGCAAGGGCATCATCTCGCGCTACTACACCTCCGGCCAGACCATCGACGTGGAGGTGGAACTGACGGCCAATCACTATGGCCGCTTCGAGATGTTCCTGTGTCCCAACAACAATCCGCGTCAGGAGGCCACGCAGAAGTGCTTCGATCGCTATCCGTTGCTGATTTCGGGCAGTCGCGAGCATCGCTATCTGATACCGCGCGATGCCAAGAAGAAGGATATATTCCGCTACAAGGTGCGCTTGCCGCCATATGTCACCTGCACGCAGTGCGTCCTGCAGTGGACCTACTACACGGCCAACATGTGGGGCACCTGTGCCAACGGCACCGAGGCCGTGGGCTGCGGCAAGGCAG AGACCTTTCGCAACTGTGCGGATGTGGCGATCGTCTCGAACACCGGCGGCGGCATTCCGCCACTTTTCGTGAACAACAAGTCGCCGTATCTGCTCTACTATCGCGATTATCGTGCGCCGGCGGACAACAACATCTTTCCACTTATTGTGCG TGACCAGAAGTGCATAGGCGCCCCAGCCTTCCGCACGTTGCCGGGCATCGACAACTGGTGCGAGATCAACTGCCTGCGCTATCCGCCCAACTGTCCGGAGGACGCCTGCCAATGTCC TCAGGAGTGCGTGGCCATTGGCGAGTATGCTGGGCAGGAGGGAGCCGACACCTACTGCATGGACAAGTGCCTCAACTACGAGTCGGAGTGTCCGCCGGACAGGTGCCGCTGCTACTAG
- the LOC122623230 gene encoding uncharacterized protein LOC122623230 isoform X2: MGMRHLTAARMGVLPVGVLGFVLVLQLVTSVHGHGRLMDPPARNAMWRFGYPNPVNYNDNELFCGGYAVQWEQNKGRCGICGDAYHVKRPRPHEAGGQYGKGIISRYYTSGQTIDVEVELTANHYGRFEMFLCPNNNPRQEATQKCFDRYPLLISGSREHRYLIPRDAKKKDIFRYKVRLPPYVTCTQCVLQWTYYTANMWGTCANGTEAVGCGKAETFRNCADVAIVSNTGGGIPPLFVNNKSPYLLYYRDYRAPADNNIFPLIVRNATRHARKEGTAKPPAR; this comes from the exons ATGGGGATGCGACACTTGACAGCCGCCAGAATGGGCGTATTgccagtgggcgtg CTGGGAtttgtgctggtgctgcagctgGTGACATCGGTGCATGGACATGGACGGCTGATGGATCCGCCGGCCAGGAATGCCATGTGGCGCTTTGGCTACCCCAATCCGGTCaactacaacgacaacgaGCTCTTCTGCGGCGGCTATGCGGTGCAATGGGAGCAGAACAAGGGACGTTGCGGCATCTGCGGCGATGCCTATCACGTGAAGCGGCCGCGTCCCCACGAAGCTGGCGGTCAATATGGCAAGGGCATCATCTCGCGCTACTACACCTCCGGCCAGACCATCGACGTGGAGGTGGAACTGACGGCCAATCACTATGGCCGCTTCGAGATGTTCCTGTGTCCCAACAACAATCCGCGTCAGGAGGCCACGCAGAAGTGCTTCGATCGCTATCCGTTGCTGATTTCGGGCAGTCGCGAGCATCGCTATCTGATACCGCGCGATGCCAAGAAGAAGGATATATTCCGCTACAAGGTGCGCTTGCCGCCATATGTCACCTGCACGCAGTGCGTCCTGCAGTGGACCTACTACACGGCCAACATGTGGGGCACCTGTGCCAACGGCACCGAGGCCGTGGGCTGCGGCAAGGCAG AGACCTTTCGCAACTGTGCGGATGTGGCGATCGTCTCGAACACCGGCGGCGGCATTCCGCCACTTTTCGTGAACAACAAGTCGCCGTATCTGCTCTACTATCGCGATTATCGTGCGCCGGCGGACAACAACATCTTTCCACTTATTGTGCG CAATGCCACGCGGCATGCACGCAAAGAAGGCACGGCTAAACCGCCTGCCCGCTAA
- the LOC122623228 gene encoding uncharacterized protein LOC122623228 produces the protein MNRQRINQMRQMDRGQEGLQQVLHMQGQPQGQPLGNHHDHQARRKTTYTRTEMLTRGLPSVPNTNRSARNCATAGQDWSSQMSPKQRYTQAPPPHPPAAAAKVGMTTTPLVQSTNATNKNNSTLGRQRSFLPRVARLPNKADKSPARTLNRTVRDTELLVEQSRPQHTATVGSNQKGAHLMNTPHGSDSSMLAASGENQLISDSSSSMENHKIKLAKAIRLPDEQNKSFVYVCKPVKKVKALLTARRLRTSCEHLNGLKEGEFCLQDEETFKLQRTISEEALHSRGAGEGYTLSPVEGLAPTSSTSSQLDSPTLAAMLQRQQQFEANAVCSQERLRVQLREVRQRQRQLRQLEQDQHHQHDKEQRQLELDQMCQNLPALQHEIHMLQQLSEKLEATLRVSSIPKPRSTVIIADISQQSSGRFYTPRTSPFQLDELPIRKLGCCRVEQLAVIQLRARIMGTVCHVGLVQEFRIETKTLNELKTADESQCFYLPAPKEEPALTAANEADALQPTNFRKLRENPNMLLQQLRQVPGSGRPFNLLDQDTMFFNSLAYADAKTLAAAPSAAEQLLEVATRETGGGGATMAHYGGAIAYSRLSLSRNVGVATTAAGRSAEGPIRCSSQVNNTTQTEFEVPRLGKLSEAEPEVEPETETEISSPDYTPNPSPRLSKRKKLEESRVKDGGQDVMKSHLNARPMKMRNTMRRRAPEPPIRCRVEPKVRLKLFKTVLVGMVQVAVILVLIMAFTYPDVSC, from the exons ATGAATCGCCAACGCATCAACCAGATGCGACAGATGGACCGCGGTCAGGAGGGTCTGCAGCAAGTCCTCCACATGCAGGGTCAGCCACAGGGTCAACCGCTGGGCAACCACCACGACCACCAGGCTCGTCGCAAGACGACCTACACCAGAACGGAGATGCTGACGCGTGGTCTGCCCTCGG TTCCAAACACCAATAGATCGGCGCGAAACTGCGCCACAGCTGGCCAGGATTGGAGCAGTCAAATGTCGCCGAAACAACGCTACACAcaagcaccaccaccacacccaccagcagcagcagcgaaggTCGGGATGACGACCACGCCACTGGTGCAAAGCACCAATGCCACCAATAAGAACAACAGCACTCTCGGCAGGCAACGCAGCTTTCTGCCCCGTGTGGCTAGATTGCCGAACAAGGCGGACAAGTCGCCCGCTAGGACACTAAATCGCACGGTTCGCGACACCGAGCTCCTGGTGGAGCAGTCCAGACCACAGCACACAGCAACAGTGGGCAGCAATCAGAAGGGCGCGCATTTGATGAACACACCGCATGGCAGCGATAGCAGCATGTTGGCCGCCAGTGGAGAGAATCAACTGatcagcgacagcagcagctcgATGGAGAACCACAAGATCAAGTTGGCCAAGGCCATTCGCCTGCCGGATGAGCAGAACAAGAGCTTCGTCTACGTCTGCAAGCCGGTGAAGAAGGTGAAAGCCCTGCTGACGGCCCGAAGATTGCGCACCAGTTGCGAGCACTTGAATGGCCTGAAGGAGGGCGAGTTTTGCCTGCAGGACGAGGAGACGTTCAAGCTGCAGAGGACCATTTCCGAGGAGGCACTGCACAGCAGGGGCGCCGGCGAAGGATACACCCTCTCGCCGGTCGAGGGCCTCGCGCCGACATCGAGCACCTCCAGCCAGCTGGACAGTCCCACCTTGGCGGCCATgctgcagcgccagcagcagttCGAGGCCAATGCGGTGTGCAGTCAGGAGCGCTTGCGCGTCCAGTTGCGGgaggtgcggcagcggcagcgacaaCTGCGCCAGCTGGAGCAGgatcagcaccaccagcacgaCAAGGAGCAGCGCCAGCTGGAACTGGATCAGATGTGCCAGAACTTGCCCGCCCTGCAGCACGAGATACACATGCTGCAGCAGTTGAGCGAGAAACTGGAGGCGACACTCCGGGTGTCCAGCATACCCAAGCCGCGGAGCACCGTCATCATCGCGGACATAAGCCAGCAATCTTCCGGGCGCTTCTACACGCCGCGCACCAGTCCATTTCAATTGGACGAGCTGCCCATTAGGAAACTGGGCTGTTGTCGCGTGGAACAGTTGGCAGTCATTCAGCTGCGGGCACGCATCATGGGCACCGTATGCCATGTGGGCTTGGTGCAAGAGTTTCGCATCGAGACGAAAACCCTGAATGAGCTGAAGACAGCGGATGAGTCGCAATGCTTCTATTTGCCGGCGCCCAAGGAGGAACCTGCGCTGACCGCCGCCAACGAAGCTGATGCCCTGCAGCCCACCAACTTTCGCAAGCTACGCGAGAATCCCAacatgctgctgcagcaactgcgcCAAGTGCCTGGCTCTGGCAGACCCTTCAATCTCCTGGACCAGGACACCATGTTCTTCAACAGTCTGGCCTATGCGGATGCAAAAACGTTGGCGGCTGCCCCCAGCGCTGCCGAGCAACTCCTCGAGGTGGCCACTCGAGAGAcgggcggcggtggagcaACCATGGCCCATTATGGCGGTGCCATCGCCTACTCACGCCTCTCGTTGAGCCgcaatgtgggcgtggcaactaCCGCTGCAGGGAGATCAGCAGAGGGACCAATTAGATGCTCTAGCCAGGTGAACAATACCACGCAAACGGAGTTCGAAGTGCCCAGGCTGGGCAAACTGTCGGAAGCGGAACCGGAAGTGgagccggaaacggaaacggaaatcaGTTCACCCGACTACACACCGAATCCCAGTCCCCGGCTGAGCAAGCGCAAGAAACTGGAGGAGTCGCGAGTCAAGGATGGTGGCCAAGATGTGATGAAATCCCATTTGAATGCGAGACCAATGAAGATGAGGAATACGATGCGTCGACGGGCGCCGGAGCCGCCCATTAGGTGTCGCGTGGAGCCCAAGGTGCGATTGAAGTTGTTCAAAACCGTATTGGTGGGCATGGTGCAAGTTGCTGTTATACTCGTGCTCATCATGGCCTTCACCTATCCGGATGTCAGCTGCTGA